The DNA window GGTGTTCAAAGTCACAGTAGCCGTAGTAGTGAACAGTAATGCAGTTGGAAGAGAATAATTCATTTTTTTCTAATTCATCACCCAATTTATTAAGATTGTTTCAATTTTACAGACAAAAGAATTTGAAAATAACTATCCCAAGATATATAAATTAAAACAGTATTGTCTCTCTCATGGGTAAAATAGTCTCCATAGGTGGGGGTTCAATTGGCTTTCGACGTACTCCTCAAACTACCAAAATCGATCAAGAGATTATCAACCTTTCTGGTAAAAAGAAACCCAAAGTGCTTTTTATCCCTACTGCAACTCATGATTCTGCTGAATACGTTGAAGCATTTCATAATCATTACGAAAAACGCTTAGGATGCGATGTCAAATCATTACTTCTCTACGATGCAAAGTATAAACATATTGAGATAGAAAAGATGATTTTAAACGCCGATATTATCTATGTTGGTGGTGGAAACACCCTTAATATGATGAAGACTTGGCGTAAGTTTGGTGTTGACAAACTTCTTCACAAAGCCTACGAAAAAAACATTGTATTATGTGGCTTAAGTGCCGG is part of the Candidatus Woesearchaeota archaeon genome and encodes:
- a CDS encoding Type 1 glutamine amidotransferase-like domain-containing protein; this encodes MGKIVSIGGGSIGFRRTPQTTKIDQEIINLSGKKKPKVLFIPTATHDSAEYVEAFHNHYEKRLGCDVKSLLLYDAKYKHIEIEKMILNADIIYVGGGNTLNMMKTWRKFGVDKLLHKAYEKNIVLCGLSAGSICWYNQGNSDSWRDHNKKAPLILVKGLNLVNAVGCPHYDNEKDRKPFLKKMMQHHTGVAIAFDSCAAFEIVGDWYRVITSKKGVGCYKVYWKEGKYYCEKIRQRKEFMPLKELLVKG